The Macaca thibetana thibetana isolate TM-01 chromosome 19, ASM2454274v1, whole genome shotgun sequence genome has a segment encoding these proteins:
- the TMED1 gene encoding transmembrane emp24 domain-containing protein 1 codes for MMAAGAALALALWLLMPSVGVGGAGPPPIQDGEFTFLLPAGRKQCFYQSAPANASLETEYQVIGGAGLDVDFTLESPQGVLLVSESRKADGVHTVEPTEAGDYKLCFDNSFSTISEKLVFFELIFDSLQDDEEVEGWAEAVEPEEMLDVKMEDIKESIETMRTRLERSIQMLTLLRAFEARDRNLQEGNLERVNFWSAVNVAVLLLVAVLQVCTLKRFFQDKRPVPT; via the exons ATGATGGCGGCCGGCGCGGCCTTAGCCCTGGCCTTGTGGCTACTAATGCCAtcagtgggggtgggaggggcggGGCCCCCGCCAATCCAGGACGGTGAGTTCACGTTCCTGTTGCCGGCGGGGAGGAAGCAGTGTTTCTACCAGTCCGCGCCGGCCAACGCAAGCCTCGAGACCGAATACCAG GTGATCGGAGGTGCGGGGCTGGACGTGGACTTCACGCTGGAGAGCCCTCAGGGCGTGCTGTTGGTCAGCGAGTCCCGCAAGGCTGATGGGGTACACAC CGTGGAGCCAACGGAGGCCGGGGACTACAAGCTGTGCTTTGACAACTCCTTCAGCACCATCTCCGAGAAGCTGGTGTTCTTTGAATTGATCTTTGACAGCCTCCAGGATGACGAGGAGGTCGAAGGATGGGCAGAGGCTGTGGAGCCCGAGGAGATGCTGGATGTTAAAATGGAGGACATCAAG GAGTCCATTGAGACCATGCGGACCCGGCTGGAGCGAAGCATCCAGATGCTGACGCTACTTCGGGCCTTCGAGGCACGTGACCGCAACCTGCAAGAGGGCAACTTGGAGCGGGTCAACTTCTGGTCAGCTGTCAACGTGGCGGTGCTGCTGCTGGTGGCCGTGCTGCAGGTCTGCACACTCAAGCGCTTCTTCCAGGACAAGCGCCCGGTGCCCACGTAG